From one Phycisphaerae bacterium genomic stretch:
- a CDS encoding winged helix-turn-helix transcriptional regulator, whose product MKYSKLQYEARARVAKALAHPSRLLILDAIEGGEKCVCELTALVDADQSTVSKHLSILKQAGIIDDRREGSKTFYRAKICCLKGLWECIETVLRENLKAQQAAMGQ is encoded by the coding sequence ATGAAGTACTCCAAGCTCCAGTACGAGGCCAGGGCGCGGGTGGCCAAGGCGCTGGCCCACCCCAGCCGGCTGCTGATCCTGGACGCGATCGAGGGCGGTGAGAAGTGCGTGTGTGAGCTCACGGCGCTGGTCGACGCCGACCAGTCGACGGTCTCCAAGCACCTCTCGATCTTGAAGCAGGCGGGGATCATCGACGACCGCCGGGAAGGCTCGAAGACGTTCTACCGCGCCAAGATCTGCTGTTTGAAAGGACTATGGGAATGCATCGAGACGGTGTTGCGCGAGAACCTGAAGGCGCAGCAGGCGGCCATGGGGCAATGA
- a CDS encoding lipoate--protein ligase, which yields MSRALYIFRDAALDGPTNMARDEHLLYDEAVRPAAVRIYAWDPPTISLGYFQRFADVARLPADVRSLAVVRRLTGGGAILHDREVTYCLVLDSSVPAATHAPTVLYRLVHECWRVALSPDGPAAELAPEHFPLPTPRTGPFFCFEKPGQTDLIIGARKLLGSAQRRLPGRVLQHGSLLLGQRFASHPGADLGEPPAEVVARWINGFLERLAAALELKACVTQWTAAQLADVAARRARYVGREWTEKR from the coding sequence GTGAGCCGGGCACTGTACATCTTCCGCGACGCCGCACTGGACGGGCCGACGAACATGGCCCGCGACGAGCACCTGCTGTACGACGAGGCTGTGCGGCCGGCGGCGGTGCGCATCTACGCGTGGGATCCGCCGACGATCAGCCTGGGGTATTTCCAGCGATTCGCCGATGTGGCGCGGCTGCCGGCGGATGTGCGGTCGCTGGCGGTCGTGCGGCGACTGACGGGGGGCGGGGCGATTCTGCATGATCGCGAGGTAACGTACTGCCTGGTGCTGGATAGCAGCGTGCCGGCGGCGACACACGCACCGACCGTGCTGTATCGGCTGGTACACGAGTGCTGGCGGGTGGCACTGTCGCCGGACGGGCCAGCGGCGGAACTCGCGCCGGAGCATTTCCCGCTGCCGACGCCGCGGACGGGGCCGTTCTTCTGCTTCGAAAAGCCGGGGCAGACGGATTTGATCATCGGCGCGCGGAAGCTGTTGGGCAGTGCCCAGCGGCGGTTGCCGGGGCGGGTGCTGCAGCACGGGTCGTTGCTGCTGGGTCAACGGTTCGCGTCGCATCCGGGTGCGGACCTCGGCGAGCCGCCGGCGGAGGTGGTTGCGCGGTGGATTAACGGCTTTCTGGAGCGACTGGCGGCGGCGCTGGAGCTGAAGGCGTGCGTGACCCAGTGGACGGCGGCCCAGCTTGCGGACGTGGCCGCGCGGCGGGCGCGGTACGTTGGTCGCGAGTGGACGGAAAAAAGGTAA
- a CDS encoding ABC transporter permease: MLLRTLLSVELFALGLRDLRAHKLRSLLTALGVIFGVAAVICMLSIGEAASAEQLAQIRLLGSQNIILRSVEPPKSQQVGKQQDMIKKYGLTRDDVERLRTLPNVADLVLLRDVADTVVYEARQYDGHVLGATENFFKVVNVQVRRGRPLTGLDSENRAKVCVIGWAVARNLFPNDDPLGRTLTVQARSTGPVPYTVVGILGEVLTAGNPTKGLAARDLNRDVYVPLATADLRYGDTKVSFSGMSREVKSVQFSDIYVHVEPEDQVLAVSRLVERVLQHNREDQDFTITVPLELLQQAEQVKRNSQIVLGSIAGISLLVGGIGIMNIMLASVTERTREIGIRRALGAKRYHITAQFLVQTLILSVLGGLIGIALGIGLAHLVTLIVNWQTIIPLWGVLLSFGVSAFVGLVFGLYPARAAARLDPIDALNSAARTA, from the coding sequence ATGCTGCTGCGCACGCTGCTGTCGGTCGAGCTGTTCGCGCTAGGTCTGCGGGATCTGCGGGCCCACAAGCTGCGCTCGCTGCTGACGGCCCTGGGGGTGATCTTCGGGGTCGCAGCGGTGATCTGCATGTTGAGCATCGGCGAGGCCGCGTCCGCCGAGCAATTGGCGCAGATCCGCCTGCTGGGCAGCCAGAACATCATCCTGCGCAGCGTGGAGCCCCCGAAGTCGCAGCAGGTCGGCAAGCAGCAGGACATGATCAAGAAATACGGGCTGACGCGCGACGACGTGGAGCGGTTGCGCACGCTGCCGAACGTGGCTGATCTCGTACTGCTGCGCGACGTCGCGGACACGGTCGTCTACGAGGCGCGCCAGTACGACGGGCACGTGCTTGGGGCTACGGAGAACTTCTTCAAGGTCGTCAACGTGCAGGTGCGGCGCGGGCGGCCGCTGACTGGGCTGGACAGCGAGAACCGGGCGAAGGTCTGCGTCATCGGCTGGGCGGTCGCACGCAACCTGTTCCCCAATGACGACCCGCTCGGCCGTACGCTGACCGTGCAGGCCCGCTCCACCGGCCCCGTCCCCTACACCGTCGTCGGCATCCTCGGCGAGGTGCTCACTGCCGGCAACCCGACGAAGGGCCTTGCCGCCCGCGACCTGAACCGCGACGTGTACGTGCCGCTGGCCACCGCGGATCTCCGCTACGGCGACACGAAGGTGTCGTTCTCCGGGATGTCGCGCGAAGTGAAGAGCGTGCAGTTCAGCGACATCTACGTGCACGTCGAGCCGGAGGACCAGGTGCTGGCCGTGTCGCGGCTGGTCGAGCGCGTGCTGCAGCACAATCGCGAGGACCAGGACTTCACGATCACCGTGCCGCTCGAGCTGCTGCAGCAGGCGGAGCAGGTGAAGCGCAACTCGCAGATCGTGCTCGGCAGCATCGCCGGCATCTCGCTGCTGGTCGGCGGCATCGGCATCATGAACATCATGCTCGCGTCAGTGACGGAGCGGACGCGTGAGATCGGCATTCGCCGGGCGCTGGGTGCGAAACGCTACCACATCACCGCGCAGTTCCTGGTGCAGACGCTGATCCTGAGCGTGCTCGGCGGGCTGATCGGCATCGCGCTGGGCATCGGCCTGGCGCACCTCGTTACGCTGATCGTCAACTGGCAGACCATCATTCCGCTGTGGGGCGTGCTGCTGAGCTTCGGCGTGTCGGCCTTTGTCGGGCTGGTGTTCGGGCTGTATCCGGCCCGCGCCGCCGCCCGGCTCGATCCGATCGACGCGCTGAACTCCGCGGCGCGGACCGCGTGA
- a CDS encoding DUF3467 domain-containing protein has protein sequence MIFGEENEQPTPPRPQPQQQQIRLDTGTMETVYANFFALAGSPDEMVIYLGANSPLPNVPQPTIRVSHRLMLLPANAKRLLLALQQAVKAHEDRFGPIELPPQRRPENPPV, from the coding sequence ATGATCTTCGGTGAGGAGAACGAGCAACCCACGCCGCCGCGCCCCCAGCCGCAACAGCAACAGATTCGGCTGGACACGGGCACGATGGAGACGGTCTACGCGAACTTCTTCGCGCTGGCCGGTTCGCCCGACGAGATGGTGATCTACCTGGGCGCGAACTCGCCGCTGCCCAACGTCCCTCAGCCGACGATCAGGGTGTCGCACCGGCTGATGTTGCTGCCGGCGAACGCGAAGCGGCTGTTGTTGGCGTTGCAGCAGGCGGTGAAAGCGCACGAAGACCGCTTCGGCCCGATCGAGTTGCCGCCGCAGCGCCGGCCGGAGAATCCGCCGGTCTGA
- a CDS encoding class I SAM-dependent methyltransferase, producing the protein MNAAGPPTTCVLCGQPPRRACELRNGAALLRCPECGLGWWAWPAFDPHAFYDESYFQSSADVKGYDDYAALEAGVARTARARLRRIRRLRAASTPGRLLEIGCGTGVFLAEARRAGWDVSGVEVSAYATERARQRGLPVTSQAIEDLDLPAAMFDCVCLWDVIEHVRDPAGVLGRAGAALRPGGVLALSTGDLASLCARVSGAGWHLFNLPEHLFFFTPSCLRGLLARAGCRVGAVVRETNWVPLAYIVERLGKSRGRFGRLVAALLRVAPRALRARLLVPATLLDVVGVYALRT; encoded by the coding sequence GTGAACGCCGCCGGCCCGCCGACCACGTGTGTCCTGTGCGGGCAGCCGCCGCGGCGTGCCTGCGAGCTGCGCAACGGCGCCGCGTTGCTGCGTTGTCCGGAGTGCGGGCTCGGGTGGTGGGCGTGGCCGGCCTTCGACCCGCACGCCTTCTACGACGAAAGCTACTTCCAGTCTTCCGCGGACGTAAAGGGGTACGACGACTACGCGGCGCTCGAGGCCGGCGTGGCCCGCACGGCCCGCGCCCGGCTGCGTCGCATCCGTCGATTGCGCGCTGCGTCCACGCCAGGGCGACTGCTGGAGATCGGCTGTGGTACGGGCGTGTTCCTGGCCGAGGCCCGGCGGGCTGGGTGGGATGTGTCCGGCGTCGAGGTCAGCGCCTACGCGACCGAGCGGGCCCGGCAGCGCGGCCTGCCGGTCACCAGCCAGGCGATCGAGGACCTGGACCTGCCGGCGGCGATGTTCGACTGCGTTTGCCTCTGGGATGTGATCGAGCACGTGCGTGATCCGGCGGGCGTGCTCGGCCGCGCGGGGGCGGCGCTGCGGCCGGGCGGCGTGCTGGCGCTCTCGACCGGCGATCTGGCGTCGCTGTGTGCGCGGGTGAGCGGAGCCGGATGGCACCTGTTCAACCTGCCCGAGCATTTGTTCTTCTTCACGCCGTCGTGCTTGCGCGGTCTGCTGGCGCGCGCGGGCTGCCGCGTGGGGGCGGTGGTGCGCGAGACGAACTGGGTGCCGCTGGCGTACATTGTGGAGCGGCTAGGCAAGTCGCGCGGCAGGTTCGGGCGGCTGGTCGCGGCGCTGCTGCGCGTCGCGCCCCGGGCGCTGCGTGCGCGGCTGCTTGTGCCAGCGACCTTGCTGGACGTGGTCGGCGTGTACGCGCTACGGACCTGA
- a CDS encoding 3-methyl-2-oxobutanoate hydroxymethyltransferase: MTTPASAQERIDLARLRNMKAAGRKIAMLTAYDYPTAALAQAAGVHMLLIGDSLATVILGRPNTRSAPLELMLVLGEAVRRGAPNVYLVGDMPYESLSGGVDVAVTAARRYCEVAGCDAVKLETRSGDERLVTAISAAGIPAIAHLGLRPQDVLSPDGYRAQARDADSITALVADARRMVAAGAIMVLLEAVSADAAQAVVAAVDVPVIGCGAGPACHGHVVVTQDLVGLSTIRPPRFVPVLAQLGPTMLAAMRRFVEDIDRGTYPGPEHVYGLRGGGGERTP; the protein is encoded by the coding sequence ATGACCACGCCCGCGTCGGCTCAGGAACGCATCGACCTCGCTCGCCTGCGGAACATGAAGGCCGCCGGCCGCAAGATCGCCATGCTGACGGCTTATGATTATCCGACCGCCGCGCTTGCGCAGGCCGCCGGTGTCCACATGCTCCTGATCGGCGACTCGCTCGCTACCGTCATCCTGGGCCGTCCGAATACGCGCTCGGCGCCCCTGGAGCTGATGCTGGTCCTGGGTGAAGCCGTCCGCCGCGGGGCGCCGAATGTCTATCTCGTCGGGGACATGCCCTACGAATCGCTCTCGGGCGGAGTCGACGTCGCGGTCACGGCCGCACGCCGGTACTGTGAAGTGGCCGGGTGTGATGCCGTGAAGCTGGAGACCCGTTCCGGCGACGAGCGGCTGGTCACCGCGATCAGCGCCGCGGGAATCCCGGCGATTGCCCATCTCGGCTTGCGTCCCCAGGACGTGCTCTCGCCCGATGGCTATCGGGCCCAGGCGCGCGATGCGGATTCCATCACGGCGCTCGTTGCGGATGCACGCCGGATGGTGGCCGCGGGGGCGATCATGGTGCTGCTCGAAGCCGTGTCGGCCGACGCGGCGCAGGCGGTCGTGGCGGCCGTGGATGTGCCGGTGATCGGCTGCGGCGCCGGGCCGGCATGTCACGGACATGTGGTGGTGACGCAGGACCTGGTGGGCCTGAGCACGATCCGGCCGCCGCGGTTCGTCCCGGTGCTCGCGCAGCTCGGGCCGACGATGCTGGCCGCGATGCGCCGCTTCGTCGAGGACATCGATCGCGGTACCTACCCCGGGCCGGAACATGTTTACGGGTTGCGTGGTGGTGGCGGCGAGCGGACGCCGTGA
- a CDS encoding putative motility protein yields MSVDSVAASQIAITQARVQSEVSLSVLKIAQDSARQVAGLVQQAVEAAAETLAPAPEVTPGRVDLYG; encoded by the coding sequence ATGAGCGTGGACAGTGTCGCAGCTTCCCAGATCGCGATCACACAGGCCCGGGTCCAGTCCGAGGTCTCTCTGAGCGTGCTCAAAATCGCCCAGGATTCCGCCCGGCAGGTAGCCGGGCTTGTTCAGCAGGCCGTGGAAGCGGCGGCCGAGACGCTCGCGCCCGCGCCGGAAGTCACACCCGGGCGGGTGGACCTTTATGGATAG
- a CDS encoding diguanylate cyclase, giving the protein MQANPVDVCIIDDDADQRALLFRRLLGAKFSVIEAVDAESGLVQLRHHRPRVVVCDLVLPGMNGTEFCRQVRSDPALDGTYLILVTACNDRETKHQALNAGADDYLVKPFDQEELSARLRNGLRVSKLQERLRHAAVTDGLTNLWNHAQFRELLDREFARTRRYGGVVSLLMLDLDHFKVVNDTYGHETGNLVLTATARHMLHMVRDTDVVSRYGGEEFTVICPATSLDDAAHLAERIRQTIPQHVRVPNCADVSVTASIGVSATTDPRVTSVRDLIDLADQALYLGKRRGRNQVVRCDALDDTPSTPHVERGEVDRLQKQVMSLSMQAKQLCLQSVWALVQALEARDRFTAWHSRNTTYFATALAEAAGLPEPLRVAIANAAMLHDLGKIGVADDILQSATPLSEAESAVLRQVPLITCKILEPLRVFETETLIIRHVRERFDGTGYPFGLAGRTIPVGSRLLAVAETFEALTSERPYRASLTMEHALHVIEAEANKQFDPEMTTLLARVLEAQRDRWRARVQRAQAELRRASAQPKP; this is encoded by the coding sequence ATGCAAGCGAACCCGGTAGACGTCTGTATCATCGACGACGACGCGGACCAGCGCGCGCTGCTGTTCCGCCGTCTATTGGGGGCCAAGTTCAGCGTCATCGAGGCGGTGGACGCGGAGTCGGGGCTCGTGCAGCTCCGTCACCACCGCCCGCGCGTCGTCGTCTGCGACCTGGTGCTGCCTGGCATGAACGGCACGGAATTCTGCCGCCAGGTGCGCAGTGACCCGGCACTGGACGGCACGTACCTCATTCTGGTGACGGCGTGCAACGACCGCGAGACGAAGCACCAGGCCTTGAACGCCGGCGCGGACGACTACCTGGTCAAGCCCTTCGATCAGGAGGAATTGAGCGCGCGGCTCCGCAACGGCCTGCGCGTGAGTAAGCTCCAGGAGCGCCTGCGGCATGCCGCGGTCACCGACGGCCTGACGAACCTCTGGAACCATGCCCAGTTCCGCGAGCTGCTCGACCGCGAGTTCGCCCGCACGCGCCGCTATGGCGGCGTCGTTTCGCTGCTGATGCTTGACCTGGATCACTTCAAGGTCGTCAACGACACCTACGGGCACGAGACCGGCAACCTCGTGCTCACCGCCACCGCGCGCCACATGCTGCATATGGTCCGCGACACGGACGTGGTCTCGCGCTACGGCGGCGAGGAATTCACCGTCATTTGCCCCGCGACCAGCCTCGATGATGCCGCGCATCTGGCCGAGCGCATCCGCCAGACGATCCCGCAGCACGTGCGCGTGCCGAATTGCGCCGATGTCTCGGTCACGGCGTCGATCGGCGTGTCCGCGACGACGGACCCGCGCGTCACGTCCGTGCGTGACCTGATCGACCTGGCCGACCAGGCCCTGTACCTCGGCAAGCGGCGCGGCCGCAACCAGGTCGTCCGCTGCGATGCGCTCGACGACACGCCGTCCACGCCGCACGTCGAGCGCGGCGAGGTGGACCGCCTGCAGAAGCAGGTCATGTCGCTCAGCATGCAGGCGAAGCAGTTGTGCCTGCAGAGCGTGTGGGCGCTGGTGCAGGCGCTCGAGGCGCGCGACCGCTTCACCGCGTGGCATTCGCGCAACACGACGTACTTCGCAACGGCGCTCGCCGAGGCGGCCGGCCTGCCCGAGCCGTTGCGCGTGGCCATCGCGAACGCCGCCATGCTGCACGACCTGGGCAAGATCGGCGTAGCGGACGACATCCTGCAGAGTGCGACGCCGCTGTCGGAGGCGGAGTCGGCGGTGTTGCGGCAGGTGCCGCTGATCACGTGCAAGATCCTCGAGCCGCTGCGCGTGTTCGAGACGGAGACGCTGATCATCCGCCACGTCCGCGAGCGCTTCGACGGCACTGGCTACCCGTTTGGACTCGCGGGCCGGACCATCCCGGTCGGCTCGCGCCTGCTGGCCGTGGCCGAGACGTTCGAGGCGCTCACGAGCGAGCGCCCCTACCGCGCCAGCCTGACCATGGAGCACGCCCTGCACGTGATCGAGGCCGAAGCCAACAAGCAATTCGACCCGGAAATGACGACGCTGCTGGCGCGCGTGCTCGAGGCCCAGCGCGACCGCTGGCGGGCGCGCGTGCAGCGCGCCCAGGCCGAGCTGCGCCGCGCGTCCGCGCAGCCCAAACCCTGA
- a CDS encoding PilT/PilU family type 4a pilus ATPase — protein sequence MQNVLPDSIIPLLEKMRELQASDLHLKTGIPPTYRVAGDLRRTNLPPIQVNSRLIERLMDPIIPKARKSVYDETGGLDFAYNLPNGDRFRINILRSCDQMHAAIRRVKGTIPSFEELRLPPIYRKLADEAGEGIIIVCGVTGCGKSTTQAAMIDHINETQALNIVSIEDPIEYSFASKKSIVSQRELGLDVHTFADALRGAVRQDPDVIFIGETRDRETLVAALQAAETGHLVFCTLHTADTMQALTRILEFFPPDQHTFVRSSLANGLKAILAQRLLPASDPKISRVPACEVLLGEGIVKEKIRAGEDTDLPEIILGSKESGMRNFTMSLADLIEQGLIFADVAMEYAPNREALKGMMQGIKTSAQTLVHRVKRTGAS from the coding sequence ATGCAGAACGTGCTGCCTGATTCGATCATTCCGTTGCTGGAGAAGATGCGCGAGTTGCAGGCCAGTGACCTGCACCTGAAAACCGGGATTCCGCCGACGTACCGCGTGGCGGGTGATCTTCGCCGGACCAATCTGCCGCCCATCCAGGTCAACTCACGTCTCATCGAGCGCCTGATGGATCCCATCATCCCGAAGGCGCGCAAGAGCGTTTACGACGAGACCGGCGGGCTCGATTTCGCCTACAACCTGCCCAACGGCGACCGGTTCCGGATCAACATCCTGCGCTCCTGCGACCAGATGCACGCCGCCATCCGCCGGGTGAAAGGCACGATCCCGAGCTTCGAGGAGCTGCGCCTGCCGCCGATCTATCGCAAGCTGGCGGACGAGGCCGGCGAGGGGATCATCATTGTCTGCGGCGTGACGGGCTGCGGCAAGAGTACGACGCAGGCGGCCATGATCGACCACATCAACGAGACGCAGGCGCTCAACATCGTCAGCATCGAAGATCCGATCGAATACTCGTTCGCGTCGAAGAAGTCGATCGTCAGCCAGCGCGAACTGGGCCTCGATGTGCACACCTTCGCCGATGCGCTGCGCGGAGCCGTGCGACAGGACCCCGATGTGATCTTCATCGGCGAGACGCGCGACCGGGAGACGCTGGTCGCGGCGCTGCAGGCTGCGGAGACGGGCCACCTGGTGTTCTGCACGCTGCACACGGCCGACACGATGCAGGCCCTGACGCGCATCCTGGAGTTCTTCCCGCCCGATCAGCACACCTTCGTGCGCAGCTCGCTGGCAAACGGGCTGAAGGCGATCCTCGCACAGCGCCTGCTGCCGGCCAGCGATCCGAAAATCTCACGTGTCCCGGCCTGCGAGGTGTTGCTCGGCGAGGGGATCGTCAAAGAGAAAATCCGCGCCGGCGAAGACACCGATCTGCCCGAGATTATCCTGGGCAGCAAGGAGTCGGGCATGCGGAACTTCACGATGTCACTCGCCGACCTGATCGAGCAGGGGCTGATCTTTGCCGACGTGGCCATGGAGTATGCCCCGAACCGCGAAGCCCTGAAAGGCATGATGCAGGGGATCAAGACTTCGGCCCAGACGCTGGTGCACCGCGTCAAGCGCACGGGTGCGAGCTGA
- a CDS encoding WD40 repeat domain-containing protein — translation MVPPTRTFAVVSRLALTGGMLSAAACGLPAQTTQPQEYADVPVAVTTLKDVRIDEASGIVASRRHPGHYYLHNDSGDEPRVFLIDRQGETRATIRLKGVRAVDCEDIAVAPGRDDGTFDVCLADIGDNNARHANVRIYRFPEVALPERAGETLVVEPLVYRLRYAEGPVNAEAFAVHPQTGDGYIFTKSYDGRGSAVYKLPAPWDAARETVLRKVGELNLPPALVPMRVVTGADIRSDGQRLAIRCYGTGWEWRMAPDAAQTDFDQLFSASPVQLTMPPERQGEALCYSADGAALLTVGEGRLPTLWELRTALPTGAGR, via the coding sequence ATGGTGCCGCCAACCCGGACTTTTGCAGTCGTGAGCCGACTCGCCCTGACCGGCGGAATGCTGTCAGCGGCGGCGTGCGGCCTGCCGGCGCAGACGACCCAGCCCCAGGAATACGCCGACGTGCCCGTCGCAGTGACAACGCTCAAGGACGTGCGCATCGACGAGGCGTCGGGGATCGTCGCCAGCCGGCGGCACCCCGGCCATTACTACTTGCACAATGATTCCGGTGATGAGCCGCGGGTGTTCCTCATCGATCGGCAGGGCGAGACCCGGGCCACGATCCGGCTGAAGGGCGTGCGGGCCGTGGATTGCGAGGACATTGCGGTTGCCCCGGGGCGTGACGACGGCACATTCGACGTCTGCCTCGCGGACATCGGCGACAACAATGCCCGCCATGCCAACGTGCGCATCTATCGTTTTCCCGAGGTCGCCCTGCCCGAGCGCGCGGGGGAAACGCTGGTCGTCGAGCCGCTGGTCTACCGGCTGCGCTACGCGGAGGGACCGGTCAACGCCGAGGCGTTCGCCGTGCATCCCCAGACAGGCGACGGCTATATTTTCACCAAGAGTTATGACGGTCGGGGCAGTGCGGTCTACAAGCTGCCGGCCCCCTGGGACGCCGCGCGCGAGACGGTGCTAAGGAAGGTGGGGGAGTTGAACCTGCCGCCTGCCTTGGTGCCGATGCGCGTCGTGACAGGCGCGGACATTCGGTCGGACGGGCAACGGCTGGCCATCCGCTGCTACGGCACGGGCTGGGAGTGGCGTATGGCGCCCGACGCAGCGCAAACCGACTTTGACCAGCTTTTTTCCGCGTCGCCGGTCCAACTGACGATGCCGCCCGAGCGGCAAGGCGAGGCGCTGTGCTACTCGGCCGATGGTGCCGCGTTACTGACGGTCGGCGAGGGCCGGCTGCCGACGCTGTGGGAGTTGCGCACGGCGTTGCCGACCGGCGCGGGCCGTTGA
- a CDS encoding cell division protein FtsW, with protein MSHAATRPTSLAPHPPAEVLDRLYDPTIVFLAGALMTLGVAMVYSASVTVEGAGFNWREWWNSPLKQGIFALAGFLVMIIAAHVDYRVLAWDRPGRGWRAGLLAALAVTALVLVFVPGIGRMAGGARRSIFLYTGPPAVQFQPSEFAKVVLVIWLAALLTRPTGPAVASRLRSWRPWRRGPGPEILRGDVRDFRSGFVPVVLSGGLLIGLTGIEDFGTAALMGLVMVILLFAARARWLHLGLIGVLGLVAGGVLLFGEQYRLDRIRTFFSEAPDPAGAGYQINQALLAIGSGGWYGRGLGAGVQKYGYLPQRNNDFILAIICEELGVVGGMVVVALFLALLWRGWRIAVHAPDMFGRLLALGLTLTICFQAAMNIGVVTNSIPTKGISLPFVSAGGSGVVFLGLAAGLLAAVGRRSKPALGE; from the coding sequence ATGTCTCACGCGGCAACCCGTCCAACGTCCCTGGCGCCGCACCCACCCGCCGAAGTCTTGGACCGGCTCTATGATCCGACCATCGTCTTCCTGGCCGGCGCGCTGATGACGCTGGGTGTGGCGATGGTCTACTCCGCGTCGGTGACCGTCGAGGGCGCCGGGTTCAACTGGCGCGAATGGTGGAATTCGCCGCTCAAGCAGGGCATCTTCGCACTCGCCGGGTTCCTCGTCATGATCATCGCCGCCCACGTAGACTACCGCGTCCTGGCGTGGGACCGGCCGGGCCGCGGCTGGCGGGCCGGGTTGCTGGCGGCGCTGGCCGTGACGGCCCTCGTGCTGGTATTCGTCCCGGGTATCGGCCGCATGGCGGGCGGTGCGCGCCGGTCGATCTTCCTGTACACCGGGCCACCCGCCGTGCAGTTTCAGCCCTCGGAATTCGCCAAGGTCGTGCTGGTGATCTGGCTTGCCGCGCTGCTGACCCGGCCGACGGGACCGGCGGTGGCGAGCCGCCTGCGCTCCTGGCGGCCGTGGCGCCGCGGGCCGGGGCCCGAGATCCTGCGCGGTGATGTCCGCGATTTCCGTAGCGGGTTCGTGCCGGTTGTGCTGAGCGGCGGCCTGCTGATCGGGCTTACGGGAATCGAGGATTTCGGGACGGCCGCGTTGATGGGCCTGGTGATGGTGATACTGCTGTTCGCGGCGCGGGCGCGCTGGCTGCACCTCGGGCTGATCGGCGTGCTGGGACTAGTCGCGGGTGGCGTGCTGCTGTTCGGCGAGCAGTATCGCCTGGACCGCATTCGCACATTCTTCTCCGAAGCGCCCGATCCGGCGGGGGCCGGCTACCAGATCAACCAGGCGCTGCTCGCGATCGGCTCCGGCGGCTGGTATGGCCGCGGGCTGGGCGCGGGTGTACAGAAGTACGGCTACCTCCCGCAGCGCAACAACGACTTCATCCTGGCGATCATCTGTGAGGAGCTGGGCGTCGTGGGCGGGATGGTGGTCGTGGCGTTGTTCCTCGCGCTGCTGTGGCGCGGCTGGCGCATCGCGGTGCACGCGCCCGACATGTTCGGCCGGCTGCTCGCGCTGGGCCTCACGCTCACCATTTGTTTCCAGGCAGCCATGAACATCGGCGTCGTGACCAACAGCATTCCGACCAAGGGCATCTCGCTGCCGTTTGTCTCGGCCGGCGGGTCGGGGGTCGTCTTTCTCGGCCTGGCCGCGGGGCTGCTCGCCGCCGTGGGGCGCCGCTCGAAACCGGCACTCGGCGAATAG